The following coding sequences lie in one Zingiber officinale cultivar Zhangliang chromosome 2B, Zo_v1.1, whole genome shotgun sequence genomic window:
- the LOC122047330 gene encoding sulfate transporter 3.1-like, with the protein MGITEHPGAVFPSATAIPSPEFPRRVPVPPHRPFAEALGANLKETFFPDDPLRQLRQARGPRRRLLAVLAYLFPVLNWAPSYDLSLFRSDLVAGITIASLAIPQGISYAKLANLPAVMGLYSSFVPPLVYAMMGSSKDLAVGTVAVASLLTASMLGKEVSPAQYPTLYMHLAFTATFFAGVLQASLGLLRLGFIVDFLSHATIVGFMAGAATVVCLQQLKGMLGLPHFTTATDLVSVMESVFSQTHQWRWESVVLGCCFLFFLLLTRYLSKKGQKFFWISAAAPLTSVILGSLLVYLTHAENHGVQVIGHLTKGINPLSVSNLVFTGPYMMVALKTGFITGIIALAEGIAVGRSFAMFKNYHIDGNNEMIAFGTMNIVGSLTSCYLTTGPFSRSAVNYNAGCKTAMSNVVMAIAVMITLLFLTPLFHYTPLVVLSAIIIAAMVGLINYEAAVHLWQVDKIDFCVCMGAYLGVVLGSVEIGLVLAVVISLLRVLLFVARPRTTALGNLPNSMTYRRMDQYSTAQSVAGVLILRVDAPIYFANASYLRERISRWIDEEEEKLQSNGETNLEYVILDLGAVGSIDTSGIGLLEELKKSLERRCLQMVLANPGSEVMKKLDKSKVLEAIGQQWIFLTVAEAVAACNFMLHACKPAASNGANSIADVTATTDHQVIMHDDHDNIV; encoded by the exons ATGGGAATAACAGAGCATCCCGGCGCCGTCTTCCCTTCAGCCACCGCCATTCCCTCGCCGGAATTCCCGCGCCGGGTGCCTGTTCCCCCACATCGTCCTTTTGCAGAGGCACTGGGGGCCAACTTGAAAGAAACTTTCTTCCCCGACGACCCCCTGCGGCAGTTGCGGCAGGCTCGCGGACCGCGGAGGCGCCTGCTGGCCGTTTTAGCCTACCTCTTCCCGGTCCTAAATTGGGCCCCCAGTTACGACTTGTCCCTCTTCCGGTCCGACCTCGTCGCCGGAATTACCATCGCCAGCCTCGCCATCCCGCAGGGGATCAGCTACGCCAAGCTCGCCAACCTGCCGGCGGTGATGGGCTTAT ATTCGAGCTTCGTGCCGCCGCTGGTGTACGCGATGATGGGGAGCTCGAAGGACCTGGCGGTGGGGACGGTGGCGGTGGCCTCTCTGCTCACCGCGTCGATGCTCGGGAAGGAGGTCTCGCCGGCGCAGTACCCGACGCTGTATATGCACTTGGCCTTCACCGCCACCTTCTTCGCTGGCGTCTTGCAAGCTTCCCTCGGCCTCTTGAG GTTAGGGTTCATAGTCGACTTCCTCTCCCATGCAACCATTGTAGGGTTCATGGCGGGAGCTGCAACAGTGGTGTGCCTTCAACAGCTCAAGGGCATGCTCGGCCTCCCACACTTCACCACAGCAACTGACCTCGTCTCTGTCATGGAATCTGTCTTCTCACAAACCCACCAG TGGAGGTGGGAAAGTGTGGTTCTTGGCTgctgcttcctcttcttcctcctcctcacacGTTATCTC AGCAAGAAAGGCCAAAAATTCTTTTGGATATCGGCGGCAGCACCATTGACTTCAGTTATACTCGGAAGCCTTCTTGTGTATCTCACTCATGCAGAAAACCATGGTGTCCAAGTG ATCGGGCATCTGACGAAGGGAATAAATCCACTGTCAGTAAGCAACTTAGTGTTCACAGGGCCATACATGATGGTAGCTCTAAAGACTGGTTTCATTACCGGCATCATTGCTCTtgcg GAAGGGATAGCCGTCGGAAGGAGTTTTGCCATGTTCAAGAACTATCATATTGACGGAAACAATGAGATGATTGCATTTGGTACGATGAACATTGTTGGATCTTTGACATCGTGCTATCTAACGACCg GGCCGTTCTCGAGGTCAGCAGTGAACTACAATGCCGGTTGTAAAACCGCAATGTCGAACGTAGTGATGGCTATCGCGGTGATGATCACTTTGTTGTTCCTAACGCCTTTGTTCCACTACACTCCTTTGGTCGTCCTCTCCGCCATTATCATCGCCGCCATGGTCGGCCTTATCAACTACGAGGCCGCCGTTCACTTGTGGCAAGTGGACAAGATCGACTTTTGTGTTTGCATGGGGGCTTACTTAGGGGTTGTCCTTGGGAGCGTCGAGATTGGACTAGTCCTTGCA GTCGTGATATCCCTTCTTAGGGTTCTATTATTTGTTGCAAGGCCAAGGACGACTGCCCTTGGAAATCTTCCAAACTCCATGACCTACCGACGAATGGATCAGTATTCGACGGCACAGAGCGTCGCCGGCGTGCTCATCCTTCGGGTCGATGCCCCGATATACTTTGCTAATGCAAGCTACTTGAGGGAGAG GATATCAAGGTGGAttgatgaagaggaagagaagtTACAATCCAATGGAGAGACAAACTTAGAATATGTGATATTAGACTTGGGAG CTGTTGGAAGTATCGACACGAGCGGAATCGGCCTGCTGGAAGAGCTGAAGAAGAGTTTGGAAAGAAGATGCCTTCAGATGGTGCTTGCAAACCCCGGGAGCGAGGTGATGAAGAAGCTGGACAAGTCGAAGGTGCTCGAAGCGATCGGGCAGCAGTGGATCTTCCTCACCGTGGCTGAGGCTGTTGCTGCATGCAATTTTATGCTGCATGCATGCAAACCTGCAGCTTCCAATGGTGCTAATTCCATTGCAGACGTTACTGCTACAACTGACCACCAAGTAATTATGCATGATGATCATGACAATATTGTATGA
- the LOC122047331 gene encoding protein IQ-DOMAIN 19-like, whose product MGKAGKWLRSFLTGKKDDKKEAFTPPLTAPEPAPATKEKKRWSFRRSGAAGRSSSSSELTINAPVHRLSEAEIEQKRHAMAIAVATAAAADAAVAAAQAAAAVVRLSTASAHQKPATADEEAAAIRIQSAFRGYLARKALCALRGLVKLQALVRGHLVRKQAATTLRCMEALIAAQERARAQRLRATVDYRDIRRRSPKHPRSRHSHDMDRGTEESIKIVEMDLGMSRSSTKSDTRLSAYYGHGRTPSKGDQQQPQFSPAPSALTEMSPRAQSGHFEDFSFATAQNTPHYFSAISAPDPRHSYDCSSFPNYMANTKSSRAKVRSQSAPRQRVDISRWRPPPVEGWNTLRSVKMQRSSSHINATANGSLYQYPWSVKLDKSNMSLKDSECGSTSTVLTNAI is encoded by the exons ATGGGGAAGGCCGGGAAGTGGTTGAGGAGCTTCTTGACCGGTAAGAAGGATGACAAGAAGGAGGCCTTCACTCCGCCATTGACGGCGCCGGAACCGGCACCGGCTACCAAAGAGAAGAAGCGATGGAGCTTCCGGAGATCGGGTGCAGCAGGTCGGAGCTCCAGTTCCTCGGAGCTCACCATAAATGCGCCGGTTCACCGGCTGTCGGAGGCCGAGATCGAGCAGAAGAGGCACGCGATGGCGATCGCCGTGGCCACGGCTGCCGCGGCGGACGCTGCGGTGGCGGCTGCGCAGGCGGCCGCCGCGGTGGTACGCCTGAGCACCGCTTCCGCCCACCAAAAACCCGCCACAGCGGATGAAGAAGCCGCCGCCATTAGGATTCAATCTGCCTTCCGAGGATACCTG GCACGGAAAGCTCTGTGCGCATTGAGAGGCCTGGTGAAGCTACAGGCTCTAGTGAGAGGCCATCTTGTCCGGAAGCAAGCTGCCACCACTCTTCGTTGCATGGAGGCTCTAATTGCAGCCCAGGAGCGAGCTCGAGCACAAAGACTCAGAGCAACAGTAGATTACCGTGACATCCGAAGAAGATCACCGAAGCACCCAAGATCTAGACATTCACAT GACATGGATCGAGGTACAGAGGAGAGCATTAAGATTGTAGAGATGGACCTTGGTATGTCAAGAAGCAGCACAAAGAGTGACACCAGGCTCTCGGCTTACTATGGCCATGGTCGGACTCCTTCCAAGGGAGATCAGCAGCAACCGCAGTTCTCGCCGGCTCCGTCTGCCTTGACGGAGATGAGCCCCAGGGCTCAGAGTGGGCACTTCGAGGACTTCTCATTTGCAACAGCACAGAACACTCCGCATTACTTCTCTGCTATATCAGCGCCTGATCCAAGGCATTCCTATGACTGCTCTTCCTTCCCCAACTACATGGCCAACACCAAGTCCTCGAGAGCCAAGGTGCGGTCGCAGAGTGCCCCGCGACAGAGGGTGGATATAAGCCGGTGGAGGCCGCCGCCGGTGGAAGGATGGAACACTCTAAGGAGTGTGAAGATGCAGCGATCGTCCTCCCATATCAACGCCACAGCCAATGGATCTCTGTATCAGTATCCTTGGTCAGTGAAGTTGGATAAGTCGAACATGTCGCTTAAAGACAGTGAGTGCGGTTCGACGAGCACAGTGCTGACGAATGCCATCTAG